The genomic segment ctggcatttatcgcattttttGACATATTCAAATGTGTTTgccttgatagtgggccagaagtatcctttcTGACATATTCAAATGTGTTTGTCTTATAACtttcttagataggctatgccccccggtgtggtccccataaaatccttcatgaatttcttctaggattttcttggcctcgagtggagtcacacatcagagtaatggcatagagtatcatCTCCGGTATAACctcccttccacaatagtgtatctgggaatctgatacatcaactTCTGAGCCTTATTCTGTTCTGCTGGGAAAATGTCGATTtcaaggtaatcaactattggggtcatctaggttggTTCGGAGTTAATCATGTTGACATCTTCCTGCTCAGGCTCGCTAATACTGGGTGTTGAGAGGTATTCAATTGGGACTACATTTAGCACGTCGACCTTgttggatgtggcgagcctggctagggcgtctgcattcgaatttcgctctcggggaacctgctctatcgcatagaactcaaAATGTTCGAGTGTTGCTTTCGCTTTTTCTAAGTATGCAGCCACCTTtgttccgcgagcctggtattcccctaagatatTGTTGACCACTAActgtgagtcactgtagcaatgaatTTCTTTAGCCttgctattcgaagtcctgccaatagagcttcctattcagcctcgttgttagacgcttcgaagctgaacctcaaggcggagtgaaatcgacttccaattggggtgatcaatatgatttctgcccccgatccattttcattggaagatccatcgacataaagtttccacagctcgcgggctagggttataacttcgtcgtcagATATTCCCgtacattccacaatgaagtctgccagagcctgcccttttatggtcgttctgggatgataagtgatctcgaattgtccgagctcaacaacccattttaataattgacctgaggcttctggctttgacaagacttgccgtagtggttggtcaattagcacatggatggggtgtgcttagAAGTAAGGTCAGAACTTTCGAGATGAGTAAATTAGATtaagagccaacttctccatcaatgggtatctcgattctacccacagtaaccttttgctgacatagtatactggtttttgcaccttttgatcttctcggacgagcacggcgctgatggcgtgctcggttgtagcgagatataggtacaagatttcccctgtgataggtttcgacaagatgggaggttctgcgaggtgtttctttagCTCATGAAATgtgagctcgcattcctctgtccactcgaattttttgccccctctcaaaaggttgaaaaatggaagacaacagtctgtagatttcgagataaacctacttaatgccgccatccgttcagttaagctctggaaatctttatgttttcgaggtgaggacATGTCAATtggagcctggatcttgtcaggattgacCTCTATTCCTCGCACGTTTACTATAAAGCCCAGAAACTTACCCGAcgacactccaaaagagcatttttgtgggttgagcttcatgttgtactttcgtaacacggcgaagcattcttcgaggtcatccacatggttatttttatgtttagatttgaccaatatatcatcaacatacacttccatgttgttacctatctgctcggagaacatcctgtttacaagcctttggtacgtggctccagcatttttaagcccgaaaggtatgacattgtaacagtacaaccctttatctgtcacaaaaatcgtatgctcttggtccggggcatgcatggaaatctggttatatctagaataagcatccatgaatgacataagaccgtgcccagttgtggcatctacgagctgatcgatccgaggtaggggaaaacaatccttggggcatgccttgttgagatcggaATAGTCGATGCAAGTCCGCCATGTTCCATTAGGTTTTGGAACCAAGATTGGGTTTacgacccaatcagggtagaaggcatctcgtataaaCCGGTTCGCCTTTAAtttgtcgacttcttccttcaaggctttcttcctatcatcatctaggagccttcgcttttgctgtttcgaggggaagctcttgtcaatgttaagtgcatggcttattacattaggacttatccctaccatgtctgaatgcgaccatgcgaaaacatcctggttcttccttaaaaagccaattaattgctattttgtttcttcttAAAGGTTTTCCCCCACCTTCATAGTTTTTGGGGGatcagcttcttcgagcttgacttcttcgagctcctctagaggctCAAGGTTggccctttcttctattcttggatTGATCTCTTCGTCTActtcgaagactgtcccatccttattctaaattacaacaagtgtttgtgcactcaTCTACTTCTTCCCTTAAacagaaatgttgtagcattcccttcctgcgaaTTGGTCCCCTCtcagagtcccgatgccactagaagttgggaacttgatggccagatgcctaacggacgaaactgcccccagccctactagggcaggTCTCCCAAGTAGAACGTTATAGGCTGATGGgagatccaccactacgaactccatcatcctggttaccgagactgggtagtctcccaaggttacagggagttcgatggatcccatgtaggcaatcccttctcctgaaaagtcgtacaacgtagttgcacaagcttttaggtcgcgaagcgcgagacccatcttttctaaagtggctttgtaaaggatatttaccgagctcccgttatcaatcaggactcagtgtaccctcttgttcgcgagctgaagggtgatgaccagcgggtcattatgagggaactgcaCATGGGACGCGTCATCTTCAGTAAACGTTATGggttgaaatcgtacatatttggtactctttattttaaaatcgtacatatttagtaccataaactcaaatttaattaataaaatttaatcaatATACTATCAATTATATaagttcaaaatttaaatttaatcacttaattatatataactgatgacaatttggtcatattgataattttatctatcaaatctgagtctagggtatcaaatatgtataatgtTAAAATGTAGGGTACCATATGAGTAAATTTATAATGTTAATATGTATAATTAGTCTCATATTTTATTGAGACTAATTCTTAGAGCAACTATTTTCCAACATGTTCTTCCTTGATCTGaatttttctaaaatatttaaGCACTGATTATAAGTTTATTAAGGCAGTTTTGATGAATTAATTTTTGCCAAATTTTATTTTGGGTTTTTTGGTTGTTTACCTATATGTCTTGATTTTCCCATAAATTGAATGTGTCTTGCCATTTTCAACGTAGTTGCTGTTGTCTTTTGGTTATAAACGTTTCTGCACAATCAAAATGTCATTGTTGTTGCTGCTTTTTCAGATTGAGATCAGGTTGTAGTTGTGGTGTTGTTTTCAGATCGAGATTGACTGTCGTTGTAATGTTGCTTTTCAAATCTAGATTGGCTGTAGTTGGGTTGATGTTTCAGATCGAAATCGATTGTAGTTTTGTTGTTGTTTCAGGTCGAAATTGGTTGTTGTTTCAGGTCGAAATCACGCAAGGGTTGCCTGAGAGAGGACCGATCTTGCTGCCTGCGAAGGAGAGTGTGCAAGTCGTATTTGTGTAATAAACAACTTTTGTTCTGTAGAAAAGTAAAAAATTTCGTGCTacagtaaaaatatatatatttttaatattttttggttATTACAGAAAAAATCCCTTTAGACATCGATACATTACTAAAGCATGAGTCCTTAGGATTTTGACTCCCATGTCAACAACTAAGGCCTAAGTGTTGGAGCATGTTAAGGACCGCTATATGAAATGTCTTTCATGTAGAACATCTAGAAAAACGTGTGGCACACAGTCTGAGTCTAGTTAAATTAGTGCAAGATACCATCTACTATCACATCGATTGTGCCCCTTTGTCTCTTAAGATTGACCTCTTTGCAAGCCTACGAATAACCTTTCACCTACGGCCGGATCCACGACTTGAGTTCTCTCATTGGGCGCTCtactttttctttcaaattacCTCACGAAAACcctactttttttattttatctcaaaTTTTTACATTACATCATACATTAGCAActctatattatttaaatattatatttttattaattgaaataatataaaagaataaataaaaaataattgatttagagaaagaaacaaaattcaagtaataaaaatgtaaataaattGTTTAAAGCAAAGGTAAACCATCTCTCCATGTAGAGATGCAAATGTGTAGAGATAAAATAGAGTATTGCTTTAGCTCATCCAATGGATAAGTCAAAAaccttttttcttcaaatttttaaAGTTTTAGCTTTTATACAACACCCATTGAGAGTGTTGTTAGAAGTCTGACATGATCTAAATGCTAAAAGCAACTTCTATTTAGCCTATATAAGGAAACATTTCCTTCACAATTTTCCCAAAACTAATGCTTCAGAATTAAAATCTCTCAAAAAGAACACTCTACATTCATGATCTAAATGCTAAAAGCAACTTCTATTTAGCCTATATAAGGAAACATTTCCTTCACAATTTTCCCAAAACTAATGCTTCAGAATTAAAATCTCTCAAAAAGAACACTCTACATTCATGAAATATTcttctattttttaaaaaaaaaattcattcggCCCAAAAATATCAACCAACATACTTTCTTGATGACTATTATATTTATTGCCAACAAATACTTAAAAAGTAATTGCTAGTCTTTAAGCTTGTACCTCTTCGAAGACTGAGTCATAACAACTACTACAGTTGTACTAAATTTCACCGTATACTCTCACATATTACCGAAAACAAAATATAACACCAACAGTGAATGCTCGCTATATGCCTAATACAACAATTATTCTAAATGCAATGATATATAGTCTTGGTCACACTTAACCAACTAAGATAATGACACATTCTGTACTACCTCTATCGGATCGCATATAGCACAACAAAAGCTACaatcaacaatttttttttttttacaacgtTCTTAGACAAACTATATTTAATTAAAGATTGCAAGATGAGCTTTACAAAAACCACCAACATGACTAATATTAGTTAGCAAGTGCAGAATTCTCAGTATATACATATGAGTGTTTTAGAGTGTGCAAAAAGCATCAAATTCGATTTTTAAAAGCAAGAAGACCTAACAAAATGCAGCAAAGAGAAGGGATGGGAcaggtctctctctctctctctctctctctctcaactcgCATAGTGAGGCGTTATCTTTAGCTTTCAATAATAGTGTTTTCTTTTATCCCATCACAAGAAAGTATGGGAAGCAACGAAAGAGACAAACCAAAAGTACAGATAAAGATCAAATTAGATATTGATAAATAAAAATTAggggaaaaaaataaaataagagcttgcaattttaaaataagaaaacaaacaCTATATTCTGGGGTTTCTTCAGAGAGCTTTCGAGGACATACTTTTGGACAAAGACAAACCCTCTCCCAatagagaaatagagagagagagagactggcAAGACTTAACCCTAGCCACGTTCTCTACTGGCACACACTTTATCCATATGAAGAAGCTACACAGAGCAGAAAAGCCAGACAGACACAacagaaagagaaaaaaaaaaattaagctggTATCAGGCCACAGCCAGCTAGCTCTGCCAAAAAACTCTGCAGCACCGGCCCGTACCAGACATTATTTTGACCCAGTTACGATACCAAACAAtttctaacaaaaaaaaaaaattgtaaaacaaaGTGAACCCATTGTTATTTgttacactctctctctctctctcactcctaAAACCCAACCATGATTGTATTGTATTGTGTTCTGGTCTGGTGCCCATGTTTCACGTCATTCAAACCATAATTCAATACTAATGTCTAAAATCTAATAATAAAAATGCCACGACCTGACCTTACTGGCGACGCCCTTTTGTATTTACTATCGAACTAGCTTTCTCTTTTTAAGTTTCCAATCCAATCCCAAACAATGTGAAGGAAACAATTTTGACGAGActattatacattttttttatttgccAAATGAAAACCCACCACCACCAACCAATCATCAAATGTTTAAGTTTAACCTACAAAGTTGGCCTTTTACGTACTCTGGTGTTATTATTACTACTCACTGTGTTGTCTACTATAGATAAGAGTACTTCATCATCCCATTCCCAAGTCCCTGGCATTAATTAAATGCATTCAATATTCATTAATATTTGGTACTTCTAAATCTTACAATAAActagaattaattaaataggcTAACACCCcacaagaaagaaaaaaaaataataataatataataacagGAAAATTTTTAAACAcgaataaaataaaacaaaaaacattGTTGATTTCACAGTAGTAGTAAGAGAAAAGTAGTACACCGAGAAACTGGTCAGACTAATCTTTGAAGATGAGGATGAAGATGGTGGCAGTAACGACAATGATGATGACTAATATGGCGGCGGAGGCGGTGGAGGTTGCCTGGCCGTTGGGGCCCAAATTACATCGGACGGCAATTGGCTATACATCGACATCCCACAAGAATCAGCCGGAGCGTGCCCACCACTCTCTCCACCCCCTGAACGCGGTGGAGATTGCACCTCAGCGGAGGCGGCCGAGTTCCGAACCTCGTCGTCCGCTGGTAGGCGGTGATACGACGGGTTGTTAAACGAAGCGCCGACGACGTAGACGGTTCCGGCAGCGATAAGGGCACCAGAGACAAGTCCGCCAACGATCTGACCCTGGGGCCCAGCGAGGGAGATGGTGAAGCCGCTGGGGATAGGGCAAGACGGAGACGTTTGGGCAACGAAGGTGGCGGTGATGGAGAGTATGTCGAATCGTCCGTGGAAGGTAACGGTGGCCCCCGGGGTGGTAGAAGGTTGTCGGAGAGTGACGTTGGCGACTGTGCCCGAGCCGGTGAGGACACAGAGACCCATGTTCTTACGACGACAGAATCGGGCAATGGCCTCGACGATGTCGTTTCCGCCGGGGACTTCTAGAATGTACGGACTCATTGCAGGCTCGGTGTCGCGCGTTATGACGACAGGAGGCTTGGGCCTGTTTTTGGAGCCAGGTGGGCGGCCCCTGGGCCTCCTGACGACTTCTATGGTGGCTCCGTCACCGGGCTGGTTGGTATCAGAAAGGGACCTGTTATTGGGCACCTGGGCGGTGGCGGCGGCGGCACCGCTGCTACTGCGGCTGGTGTCATCTTCTTCGGAGGTTTGGCATTCCCTAGAAGGAGTTATCTGGAAAGGTAAAGGGTTTCCAAAGGGATGAAGGTGCTGGTGTTGTTGTTGGTGATGGTGGTGATGAGAGTGGTGAAGCTTAGAGAACATATTGTgagtttcattattatttttgggttgattttgttggtggtggtggtggtgttgttCTACATACTCTCCTttcattgttttgtttttgtttcggTTCAATCTCTATATTTTAATACAAATATAATATGATTGGTTGATGGAATAGGGACGTTATGGTAGGGAGTAGTGTTGtgaatataattttaataataataatattatattattatttataatagaGTGGGAAAGAACAAGAACAAGTTGGTTTGTGTTTGGAGAAGTAGAAGAAtagcagaagaagaagaagaagggaaaggATGGGCTTAAGAGGTGGACAGGAGAAAAAGGGATGggggaaaagaaagagaaggtgataaatataaaaaaaataaataaagatatattttttttaatattataatggGATGAGGATGTAGTTTtaaagatgagagagagagaaagaaagagagaggtgGGTGAGCTTGGAAACCAAGTAAAGACTAATGGCGCCGCTGGTTGGAGCTAAAGTATGGCCCACACATCacacatgagagagagagaatatgtcaatgaaaatgaaaagaatttGGTATTGGGTAGCTCAGCATTACACCGCCTAAGTTTTTGGGAGggtttatttatattattttttttttttttgggttgaaTTGAATTGAAATGAAATAGCAGGGAGATGGGATAGGAAGAGGATATTGTGTTTTTCCTTCTCACTTCGCCCCGACCGATTCGATTGATTATGACTTGTTTTGGGCAATGGGGGATGAAGTACTTTTTAGGCTCTATTTTGACTATTTATATTTTCtactattattaattaattaactaattaatattatttgaaattatctcttttttttctctctctagcGACCAGACCAGCAGGCAACTTGTTCTTGTTTGAGAGGTGAGCTCTCATAAATTCTCTGATTAAAGTTTTGTCCAAAATCTCAAGCTCGCTTACTTTGACGATAAGGTTTCTACTACTTTCTATCTTTCAACTCTTACTCCTGCCAtcactctcttttttttttttctggtacATATCTCTTTAAAAAAAGCCTTGATTAAAGGAGTTTCTAAGCCTTTTTCACTAATCATTTATGCTAATCTGGGCAGCACATTGTGGgattttcattttcttttgtcCTAATCCTAAATACACAAAATGTCCGaacattggtttttttttttaattctctgAATTCATTAAACCAAGGAAATCTATATGGTCGAAGTATCCAAGTGGACCCAAGTGTATTTAGATGTGGTTAACATATAAACCTAGTTGAACTGTCGAGAAGCCATCC from the Humulus lupulus chromosome X, drHumLupu1.1, whole genome shotgun sequence genome contains:
- the LOC133807110 gene encoding AT-hook motif nuclear-localized protein 17-like, with protein sequence MKGEYVEQHHHHHQQNQPKNNNETHNMFSKLHHSHHHHHQQQHQHLHPFGNPLPFQITPSRECQTSEEDDTSRSSSGAAAATAQVPNNRSLSDTNQPGDGATIEVVRRPRGRPPGSKNRPKPPVVITRDTEPAMSPYILEVPGGNDIVEAIARFCRRKNMGLCVLTGSGTVANVTLRQPSTTPGATVTFHGRFDILSITATFVAQTSPSCPIPSGFTISLAGPQGQIVGGLVSGALIAAGTVYVVGASFNNPSYHRLPADDEVRNSAASAEVQSPPRSGGGESGGHAPADSCGMSMYSQLPSDVIWAPTARQPPPPPPPY